The Verrucomicrobiia bacterium DNA window AGGGCCTTGCCAACTACATCAAGCACCTCGCGGGAAATCCTCAGAATATTTTCGGGATTATCCTGATTCCTCTCATGTTCGTGCTGAATATTATCCTGGAGCTTGCGGCCGTTCCGTTCAGCCTGTCGCTGCGCCTTTTCGCCAACATCTCGAGCGAAGACCGGCTCCTTTTCAAATTCGCCGAACTGAACGTGATGTTCAAATATCTCCCCTTTTTCTTTCAATTGTTCGCGAATGTCCTCTCCATCATTTTCAGCATGGTCCAGGCGTTCGTGTTCATGCTGTTGTCGACGGTTTACATTTCACTCGTACTGCCTCATGAAGAACACGGGCATGACGAACATGAGGGGCAGGCCGCCTCTCATGCTCATGCCCATTAACTTAATAAAATAAGGAGCTTTACTCATGGAACCCAATACCGCTTTAGCATTCGCCCTCCCCATCAGCTTGGCGCTCACCGCCATGGCCGGCGCTTTCGGCCTCGGCAAGGCCGTGTCCGGCGCGATGGATGCTACGGCCCGCCAGCCCGAAGCTTCGACGAAGATTCTCGTCAACATGATGGCCGGCTGCGCCCTCATCGAAGCCTTGACGCTGTATGCTCTCGTTTTCGGCTTTTCGCTCATGGGCAAGATCTAAGACCGGGCTGATATGGAATTCTTCAAATCCAACATCATTCCGGGCGAAGTCTTTGTTCAGCTGCTCGCTTTCGTCCTCGTCTTCCTGGCGCTGAAAAAGCTGGCGTGGAAGCCCGTCCTGGGCTCCCTCGAAGCGCGCCGCGAAAAGATCCGCAAGGATTTCGAGGCGATCGAAGCCGCGAAGAAAGAAATCGAAGGCCTGAAGGCGCAGTACGCCGCGCTCCTCCAGAAGATCGAGGACGAGGCGCGCGCCAAGGTGCAGG harbors:
- a CDS encoding ATP synthase F0 subunit C, which produces MEPNTALAFALPISLALTAMAGAFGLGKAVSGAMDATARQPEASTKILVNMMAGCALIEALTLYALVFGFSLMGKI